GTTCTGCCTGACTTTGACGAATCTCAAGGACCCCTACTAAACTCTTCAATCGGCGAACCCGGCCTCGGGCGGGGTAGGCTTTCTGGTTGACAAAAAAAGGGCAACTCGAGGGCTCACCTCCTCTAGCATTTGCCGTCGTACAGTCTGCTCGATGCCTTCTAGACTATCGAGCCCCTCTCGGTTGCTATTGCGATACAAAATCTCGGCGATCTCTGCTGTACAAGTTTCCAATCGCTTTTGGTCTTCAGGTGTCATGGTGAGTCATCCCTGGGGCTACCCTCCCATTCTCACCCTTCGCACTGTTTTCGCGAAAGTGGGATGCTCCCAGACGGATGCTTTTCCCAATGGGATGGTTGATGATAGAAATGGGAGCTTGTGAGGCGGGCAAGTTGCTGGATGTTCTGCGCCAAATTCCCCAATCTCCAATCCCCAATCCCTCATGACCCTACCAACGATTGAATTTTTTGAAGGCATTCCCGAAGACCTGAGCGGCGTGAGCCTGAGGCGCGATCGCACGACAGGCGCTCAGTTTGTCGTGATGACGTTCGAGCAGCTCAAGTCTATCGAGCGGTTCCAGAGCTTCACTAACCGCTTTAATAAAGCCCTCTGCCTGACAGATGAAGAAGGCCGCATCGAGATCGAACCCGACAGCATAAAGTTTATCTTTGGCGGCGACGAGGGCGACGAGCTAAAGCGGGTGGAATGCCGCTTTGAGCTAGTCCGCGAGGAACATTGGGCGCGGTTTATGCGGTTTATGAATCGCTATGCCGAAGCGAACGGCATGGAATATCAGGGCAAAGAGACTAACCGCGAAAACTAGCTGGGCGGCGATCCTCCCTGGATTCCTTTTGATACAAAAGGGCTGCGTGAATTAGCTCACTTGCTTAGCTTGCAGACCCACTAAGTCCGCAGGTTTCACCACGCCATATTCGGTGATGATGCCCGTAATTAGCTCCGCAGGCGTGACATCAAACGAAGGATTGTAGTAGTCCAAGCCCTCCGGCGCGATAATAGTTTCGCCGATTTGATAGATCTCGATGGGGTCGCGCTCCTCGATGGGGATTTTGCCACCGTCGCTGAGGCTGAAGTCCACCGTGGAGAGCGGCGCAGCGACATAGAAGGGAATATTGTGGGCGCGAGACACCAGCGCCAGACTGTAGGTGCCGATTTTGTTGGCGGTGTCGCCATTGGCGGTGATGCGGTCTGCGCCCACCACGACGGCATCCACCAGCCCGCGCTGCATACAGTGCGCCGCCATGCTGTCGGTGATCAGCGTAGTGGGGATACCTTCCTGCACGCATTCCCAGGCAGTGAGGCGGGCCCCTTGCAGGCGGGGGCGTGTTTCGTCGGCATAGAGCCGCTCCAGCCGATCTTCTCGCCACACGGAGCGCACGACCCCCAGGGCCGTGCCGTAACCTGCGGTGGCCAGGGCCCCGGCGTTGCAGTGGGTCAGCAGGCGCAGCTTGTGGGGCGTGGTAGGCAGGGCGGCTAGTCCGTGGTCGCCGATCGCCCGACAGGTTTCCAGGTCTTCGGTCTGGATTGCCTGCG
The Thermoleptolyngbya sichuanensis A183 DNA segment above includes these coding regions:
- the psb28 gene encoding photosystem II reaction center protein Psb28; its protein translation is MTLPTIEFFEGIPEDLSGVSLRRDRTTGAQFVVMTFEQLKSIERFQSFTNRFNKALCLTDEEGRIEIEPDSIKFIFGGDEGDELKRVECRFELVREEHWARFMRFMNRYAEANGMEYQGKETNREN
- the mtnA gene encoding S-methyl-5-thioribose-1-phosphate isomerase; amino-acid sequence: MNLPTSQVYPVIWQDDHVWLIDQNRLPTEYDLVQISRCDDMAIAIKTMIVRGAPAIGVAAAYGMYLGAREIETGDRDQFLRELESVAMKLRATRPTAVNLFWATERMLKVARQTIGPVDYLKTALLQTAQAIQTEDLETCRAIGDHGLAALPTTPHKLRLLTHCNAGALATAGYGTALGVVRSVWREDRLERLYADETRPRLQGARLTAWECVQEGIPTTLITDSMAAHCMQRGLVDAVVVGADRITANGDTANKIGTYSLALVSRAHNIPFYVAAPLSTVDFSLSDGGKIPIEERDPIEIYQIGETIIAPEGLDYYNPSFDVTPAELITGIITEYGVVKPADLVGLQAKQVS